The Scleropages formosus chromosome 21, fSclFor1.1, whole genome shotgun sequence DNA segment ACTTATTCAGAGATACCCCAGTATCAGCTACTTATTTTGTCAGGGAATCATACGCAACATGTACAGGGATTCCTGtgtagctgctgttttttttgaagggtcaacaaaaaaaacctatttctgtataaataaacaaaggagGATGTTACTAAAATAACGAAAAGAGTTCAGAATTTAAAGAATGTAGTAAAGACTGCGGTAGAGATTATTGTGGTAAACTTCTTGTTTTCCACCTAGTGCTGATCCAGATAAGATTCTGAAAGAGAACTTTAGAACAAAGGAGCTGGTTGATTTCCTACCTGTGCCCAGGAACAGCACTTGGTACTGGCCATCAGCAGCGGTCACCTGGTCCACAGCAACAGCGGTGTACTTATAGTCGACGTTGGTACGCACCACCAGTGGCTTCCTGCCCATGGGGTAGATGGGGTTGAACATGAGGGGGTGGTTCCGGATGAAGTTCACCACATCGTCTGGTAGTTCTTTCGTTGTCTGGACGTTAGGGGTAAAGGCTCCACCAGGACACTGTTTTTTGGAGGGGAGGATTGGtcggaaaagaaaaaacagggtGCTCCTATAAACTGTTTGAGGTTAAGGTTAGTCCATGTCTATGATGTCGTCCCAGTCAGAATCTCTTCACCGTGGAACTCACCGTGCCAGGCCGGGGGTAGGGAATCCTACCCTGATATGCCACCCACTGGTAGTTGGGGCCATCCCTGTGAGCAAAGGGGCCGTTGAAGACGGTCAAGATGTCCGCCATGTTGTAGACGCAAACGGCCGAGCCCCTGAACACAGAGCTGAAGGGATGCAAGGGACACATGTGAACcacaaaaacagtgaaactCCATTCTtagaatgttaaaaaaaatgaatatggtaTTTTTGGAATCACTAAATTACAGATCCCATAGGATTTTCCATTGAGTGCCTCCAAGGGACAGCACGTTTCCTAAAAGGGTCTTGTGGCTTGGCAAGACGAGAAACCAAGACACTGTGACAGTAAAACTTTGTTCGTCAGGAGGGTATAGAATTCTGAAATGGGCAGGGAAGGGTTCATGTCGTacgcataataataataacacggAACACCGCAAAGCCGTCCCCTGTTTACTTTGGCCTAAAGACGGCATACCTCACAGAAAATCTCTCCGGATGGCTTTATATGGCAACGAGAGTGAAAAGATTTTCTAGAGGACCTGGGCAAGAGACCACAGAGAACAGAAGCTCAGCTGGAATGACTCTGTTGAACTGTGATTTTAGGGCGCATTCCTGCCATAACAACCTGCTGTTATCGTAATTACCCTTGTAATGGCAAGAGTGCACTGTGAGGTTCACCACCACTAGTGATACTGCGTGGCTTAAAGTGCATCCAAGAAGTTGCTAACTAGCAAGATGCATCTACCGATTGTCCTTGAGGGATACTGTTTCCCTATTTGATTATCACTTCGCAGTCCAGCATAATTATGTTACCTTGCATACCCTCCTTTTCATACTCAAAACACGCACTTTAAAGTGAACCCCAGGTAATAACCGGACAAGAAGCTACAGAGAAGCAACGAATCATTGTGAATGAGATGTTAACTCTTGTAAACAGCTTCTCTTTAGGGTTCCACCAAAGCATATTGATTTCAGGAGAACATTTTCTAATAGATGTACAATATTGCTGTTGGCTTACCTTGTGGATGTGAATATGGCGAACACCAAAAGGGTTTTGGGGTGGTCCGTTTCCAGCAAAAATATACTTTCTGGAAGGAAAGGCAAAAGTATGGTTTCGGTCTACGACTGTCATTGAGCATTAAACTTTATATGGATTAAAATGCAGAATTGACATTCTATCATATATGAAGAAATAGAGGTTCAGAAACTGGAAGCTGAGAGAAATCTGGAATCTGACAGACAATCTTGCTTGTCAAAAGTATTTTGACTGTTTCATACCACACCTGTTCATGCAAGTCCAGAAACTTTTCCACAGGTGCAACGGAACTGGGCTGACTAGCACCTTCAACCTCGGGGCGCAAGCCTAACCGAAACTTTAACCACACTTATCTCTTATAGCTAAGTCAAGGTTGAGCATTTCCTCACCGAGATCATCAAAATGCGTCTCCGTTCCGTCCTCCTCCACGACTGAGCACACCATCCGTGCCTTCAGAAAGGTGGTCCATTTGTTCACTAGGCTGCGCTGGCCTCCAATGTCATTCTGGGACCACAATGACAAAGGTAAGGAGGGCggtatgtgtgtacatgttcACAAGCAACGGAAGCAACACGTTTTCCGCTCAAACATGGCTTGAAGCGGACACCCGAGGAGGATCGTCTCTTATTTTTGACCTCTTCTTAAATTTACTtccacatattttttctttgattatGTTGTCTGTGGGTTCAAAAGCCCTTATCCAATGCGCAGACATTTATTGACATATCCACACGCGCTCACCGGACACACTCTGGCCACCATTGTGTGGATGTGCTTAGTGTTTCCGCTGTTATCTGTCAGTCTTTCGCGGAAGAAGAAGTACAGCTTGGCATCGTTGGGATCTGACCCATCAGGGAGCAGCTGGGCATCGATGAAAATAGGTTCTGTGAGAAAAAGAGCGCCAACATCCAGTAGGTCCGACCAAGGTCTATACCTTTCTTACCGAATTCATCTGAGTCCATGTCCAActccagtgcatcacaaggTACAGACAACATCAAAGTGCTCATACAAATCATTGGGGCATTCGGAGAATACTTTGCTGTATTCCAGTAGCCTCCTCTAGGCTTCCGTTTAGACATTATTGGCAAACACTACGTCTACATACACTACATACCAGTGCCCCCCTGGGAATTGTAAtgaaacttcatcagaaccttAGTATCTCTCACCACTCAGCCATTTGGAGTTGTGCTGGTCTGTCCTCACAGCGTTCCTGCGGGTCAGACTTCTGAAGATGGCAGCATCTGTCCCCATGAAGTCGATATACATTCCAGAGAACAGCTCCTGGTCTGGACACAGGATTGGGGGTGTTGTGAGAGAATAGCACCATGACGCAGCTGAGCAAAGTCTCGGCCGTCCCGCTGCTGAGCAATGTCTTCTAAACACCTGCCCAAACAAAAAACCTTCCTCCACAACTCTGTTTCCATTGTCTTGTCCAGCTTCAAGTCCTCACCCACTGAGAGACTGGTCCACGATGACCAAGTCAAATATTTCTTATGGtccatgaaaaaagaaacacctcAGTCAACTGGTCTTTTTGGAACGTTTTGGCTCAAAGCCAATTACTGAACCCCATCCATGGAAAGTTTTCAGCTCTGTTGCAGGGGATCAAGGCTGCGTTGGTCTAAACAGTAACTGCCACAGTAGTACTTGATTTATTGCTGCTCTGCTTCTTCGTGCTGTGTTTTGCCAGTGATCCTGTGCTGTGGCTTCTCCTAGCCATTTTCACTGGGTTTGAATTACGACTTCCACTTCTCATCATTCCATCTCGCATCACTCTAACATTTCTTTCCGCGATCTGCTACTACTGGTCTGGCCACGGAGTCCTGCTTCAAGGCCTTGATGAGAAAATTCTGCTTCCAGTTTCCCTTGCGCAAAAGGCACCTATGATAGGTTCTAAGAAATCTGAGAAAACCTGAATTGTATTAAATCCCACCACTGCCATGTGTCATACAGTATAGAACAGCGTGATCctaaaagcaattttttaaaatccacatggagaaaacaaaacaatgacttgGAAACTAAACTCAGGGAAACTTACTGATTGATTGGATATGCCAGGGAAACCGTAACCAAGCCTTTAAGAACAGctgtaaaacaacatttaacaCGAGGAAATATTTGCCAAAATCATTCCccacagaaataataattattcatCCTTAATACTGCCAAACATTCCAGCTGCACATTGGTTCAGCGGTGATGCTCAGCACCGTGACTTGTGTGTTCTGGCGTAGATTTGAATCCAGCCCAGGGCGTACAGAGTAGCACGTTCTCTCGGTGTTTGCAATCCGTAGACATTTGCAGGAGAAGGcagtggtaaaccacttctgtaccctcccttacTCTGAAAGCCGCATCAGTGGGTGCCATGAGTCAAATTCGACTTAAGGGCACTTACCTTGCCTTACCCTAATATTGCATCACTGATTGCAGAGGCAACCTGAGGTATGTGCACCTGACAAAGCTTGCCGCAGAGGCACGGCCTGAACAAAACGACTGGCTGCCATGCCTGTCGGTGGCTGGGGGTTGGAACTCCATTGACAGCTACGCTAACCATGCAACGGTGGCATGTGGTGGAGGCTGAGAGTCTGCAAACTGAGCCGCGTGCGCAGTGCGGTGTGCCAGCCGTGTCAACAGCAATCGGACACCGGTGGACCAGCTGGAGATCAAAAAGCCACTGCTGAACAACTGCGACAGCCGGATGTGCAAAAAATACTGAGGGTGGGAGGGATGGCAGAATGAAACTAAATTGAATCAGCAGATCTGATCCCGCAGGCCAGAAATTAAGCTGTGTTCGGACAACTTACTGAGCATGACAGAGACGGTGTTGACTAGGGGGTTGAAGGAGCACCTCCCCTTTCCTGACTCCGCCCGTGAGTCAACGTAGAACACTCGGTCCTGTGGAGGAAGAAAGGCTCAGTGTTGCAATAAATGGGTTTCACATCCAAGATCTGTAAGGTCGAGGTCCACCAACCCAGTAGTCGTAGCGAATGACACAGAATTCCGGATGTATGTCAGGAAGACGGCCAGCTCTGATGGCCCCTTTACAGCTCTCTAgtgaaacattaaatgtaaactttactTGGGGAGGGCAGGAATGGAAGTTTGCAGTTCCACCTCACTGCACCAGGTCTTTCCCCAGCCCCAGTCCCTCCAGTAAGAGAGATCAAGCTCTGGATTTACAGGTTATGTGACTGTGAGCAACTGCCCCCCCATTCTTCTACTGGGAGGGACAACTCACTCTTGGAAAATCCACTGGGTAACTCCACTAATGTGTAAAGTACTCACGGCAGTCCTATTCAGCTCGGCACGATGGCAGACCGTGCTGTTCGTGGCAGCTCCATCATGAATGTTAACGTGCCTGGCTATCCATACGCTCCCTTCGCTCACAGCTAAACAGTCATCACGCCTGGGTGATTCAGAAGAGtcataaagaaaatgaaaactgaaagtaaAGAAACGTGGTATTCTCATTTTCAGGCCGACACAGGCAGCGTGGAACGGAAAAAGAGAATAATCTGGCTCTCGAATGAACCCGTGATGAGAGAAACAAACCCCTCTGGAATCGGACTGAATTAGGACAATGCGTTTATTAGGGCCTGGCTGAATTTGGTAGCCACGAGTGAGGCTGACACATCCCTCCTGGACAGGCAGACTGCTTTCAACTCCAGAACCACAGGCCACAGGGCAGAGACGGGGCAGGACTGCACTCCACAGAGCGTAACTCAAGGCTCCTTCCTCCCTCTGACAAAAACGAACTCACAATGGGATGCTTGTATTggctgctttttcatttttattcctcCACCTTACTGGCGCACTTCAGTCTTCTTGAATTCCATCACGTCTATCATAAGCTCAGTCCTCACTTTGTGAAACAGTGGAAATTCTACCAtgcagctgtctcacagttGGGGGATGACACATCATGctcaaatactgtataaaaatcATCCTAAACTGGGGATGAAGACTTCTGGCTTCCGCTTGCGTGATGCGTTCGTACGGAGTATTAACTGCGCATTGAGATATCGTGTACAAGATAGATGCAGCAAAGTAGGAAAAAAGACACTGGAATAGATATATACAACATTGAGATTAAtgtaaaagtgtgaaaatacagtaaataagagGTAGAACTTACAGCTCAGTACCACTGGTACAATAAGAGATCAGTACCACATCGAATAATGACATGGATTGCAACTTGTTACTGGACAgttggtagagtagtggttagagctacctcctttagacccaaagcttgcaggtttgattcctcatctctggctgtattacccttgaacaaggtacttaccctgaattactctagtaaagttacctggctctacaaatgggtaaataattgtagattccaaattgctttggagaaaagtgtcagctaaatgtattatGGAGTTTAATGGCTGTTGGCAGGAATGATCTAGACCAGGCTGAAGGTGCTCCTCTGTTTAgccagggtggcacagtgtgaGAGTCAGTTTTCCACGATGGAAAATACTTTGTTCATGAGAACGACTCTTTTCCCCTGCATGCTGCCCTGGCTAGAATTAGATTTAGGCTGGAGGCGCAACAGTAAATGGTGAACACGTTATATGTAAGACACATATGAGATATACATTAGGTATATattagggtgaggagctcagtcacccgggaggagctcggagtagagccgctgctcctccccatcgaaaggagccagttgaggtggctcgggcatctgttccggatgcctcctggacgcctccctggggaggtgttccgggcttgtcccactgggaggaggcctcggggcagacccatgacacgttggagagactacgtctcccagctggcctgggaacgccttggggttcccccagaggagctggaggaggtttgcggggagagggaagtctggggggctctgcttagactactgcccccatgacccggtcccggataagtggaggaagatggatggatggatggatggatggatggatggatggatggatggatgagatatacagtaaaatcagtgtataAAAAATGTGCTTCCTACAGTAGCAGGCTACTGACAACGTATTGACACTGACCTCTGGCCTTCGACCCCTGTTGATGTAGGCGCACACGGGGCTGAATGCTCCACTGCCGCAGATGAACAGGTGAGTTCGGTTGAAGGGCTGCACCACCCGGAGGAAGTTCCCACAGCCGTGCTGCCGAGAGTGCGACGGAGCAAGTGTATCAGCCAATCGAACTGCTAAAATAACAACCCCATTACTTATTTAACTGGAGTGCAAAGGCACTGCTTCGCAGCAGACGAAAACATGGAAAAGCCGGACTCCCTGCGTAGCAGATCTGAGCTAAATTACTCCATATTTCCATTTGTTCCAACTCGGcagagaggaaattaaaatggaaataagatAATGGAAATGACTGCAGTTTCGAATATCAAAGGAGAAAGCAACAGCCAGCACAGGTGAGTGATGAGTGTCTGGAAAGTTGTGATCCAGTTACGGGGGTGACTTCCTGGACAACTGCTGCGCTGATGATGCGGGAGGGATAGCTGAGTGAGGTGGAAGGCAGGGGGTCGTGGAGGCGACCGCGGGCCTGGGTGGGAGACAGCGAGGGAGTCCTTAGGAACTTGGCCCATGCTGTCGGAATAGCAGCTGCAGGCACTCGGTGACTGCGTAACACACGGCCCGAAAGGAATCCCTCCCGAAAAAACGGCCGCGCCTCCAACTGGATACACCTCTCTCCTTCCTCTGCCGTTCCATCAGCTGTGGTCACCCCCTCCCGCACGTGTTTATCATACCCATATTCGTTATCGCGACCCACCACGCGCTGCCCAGTCACGGCACACGTCTAATGATTCTTATCAAAATAGATACTGCACAATAAAAAACCGAGAAGGTAGAAGTTCACAACATGGTCATGGGTGGAGAGACAGATGATTCtaagaaaaagcaaacaaaaggcaTCTCTGCTCTTATGACTAACAACCCACATCACATGCAGACCCAGGCTGGAGGATAGGAAAGTAACTGAATATACATGCACGGAAAGCCGCGATCACAAACCAACAAAGGTTTCCCtacaccccccacctccccatcTGCCGACAGGAATGTGCAGTACAAACCACATTACCACAACATTAGGGTAAGATGCGAAGAGCAACAGCAGACCATAATAGTGATTGAGGATTAAACAGGAGTTTGAGGAGGACAGAGGGCGCCAAGAGGCTGGCTCCAAACGCAGCTTCGTCGCACAAATATTTGTAGGAGCCCCTCCGCAGTTTTTGGACAGCGACTCAAAGCGACATAAATCATCCAGTGACTGGAAACAGCCCCCTCCCTGTTTACTGCACACGGTCCGGACTCTTAGCCGCAGCTGCTGTTCCAATGTAAAATCCCCCCAAATTACGAAAACAAGAAACCCTCCGAAGGTAGCATCCAAAGTGTTGATTCTCTGTGATGAAATCGTATCTGGAAGCACGAAAAAGTTTACTGAAACCAGTCAAAGTCCCACATCTCTCATCCGcaccaaattaaacaaaatcaaGTATAATTACACATAGTACAGTACTTGTAGTAACATACTAAGCATCCTAATTATATTGCATATCTATAAAGCGGTTACTGTGAACATGTGTCATTTTGTTTGACACTCTCAGCTGCGGCAGCTTTCTGCATCCTATTTTACGTCTTCTTAAATTTGCGTTTCAGATGTACCCTGAGCATGTCGGATTCTTCTTGTACTGGGGGCACCACAAGTCATTCGCCTGGCATGCAGGGGGTAAAAGAGCACATGTAAAACAAGGGGGTAAACTTTGTGCTGACTGGGTCTGCTAATTCATGAATGACAATAGGCTTCCTCTTACCGTGGGATCTTTGCCAGCCATTTGACACTCTTCGATCTTGCTGTGGGATGCTGGCCAAAATACCTGGAGGGAAAATCCGAAGAAGAGGGCATTCTGGGGTCAAGACATCCTAAAAACATGAAGCTGAAGGACTGGTATGTTGTGAGATTGCCGCATAAAGATGAGCCGCAGCCCTGCCAAGGCTTATTGGACAACAGGTGTAGAAAGAACTCGAGTCGTGTGGTAACCctggttggggtgggggggttaaaTCACAACAAGACAACAAATTGTCAACAAGAGTGTTAGAGTAATGATTCATCTCTGTAATTAGACAACCCCTCAGCCGCGAGCCCTAAAGCGGTATGAAAATGAGCCATCAAAAGTTGCTCGGGTCTGATAATTATTCTGCAAATGGACAGACATCCACCCACCGAGTATTTTAATTGGAGTGATTGCCTGAGCGTTCCTCGCACGGCTGTCGATCTGCACGCTATGCCTTACCGATGCCGTGTGAAACACCTCCAATAACAAATAAACATCTGAACCCCTTCAAAAGTCACTCAAAGTCAGCTGCAATCATGCAGCTCTGTTTAAGCAGGATAATGGCTCAAACCATTTTAAGGCCTCTAATAAAAGCAGTGCAATTACTACCATTAAACTGAACATTATCTCACCAGAACTGACCTTCAGAGCCATACGTCGACATTAGGTTTGATTCATAATGGAGGAAAGAGATACAGAGAATCCAGGAGCGACACCCTAGAATTGCTGAGCTCAAAATAATGCTGTTAGAGGGTGTCATATAAAATACAGCTAGCACTCATCCTGATTAGATAGGGATGTTGTTAAACTTTGGTTCCAACACAGGGTTGTCCTACAAAAAACTAATGAAACTCATTGTTGATGAAAGAGATGTGGCTGTAGATGCTCAGCTGTATCCTGACCTTCAAGCACATGGACATGTGTTTTCAACCACTGGTCTGCTGCTCAATGATGTCCTTACCTTGAGGGTCCCATGGGTGATATTGTTGATGTTCATGGAAAGAACATGGTCCTTGCAGCCCACATACATGCGGTCCTGGTCCTCATCCATCAACAGGATCCTGTAGTCCATGGGCTTTTCAGATAGGCTGTAGTGTTCAAATGACTCGGATGCTTTTAGGTCTGGGACAAAGACAATCACACACAAGGCTGCTTCTTATTTCTCTGTGCACATTGTTTCTGCAATGAATGGACCAGACTGATGCCTGTTAAACTGAGATCTATTGTCCCAAACTAGTTTTTACAAGCTGCAATTTATCATTGCCGACATTTGTACAAAGGTGCTATTTAATTTGATTCAGTCAGTGATTTTTCCCAAAATACTGAATCACGTTGCATCTGTAGTGTGTGTACTactgcgtgtatgtgtgtgtttctgtgtttgtgtgtggaagGGAGGCCACATACATTTCTTTGGCAGAGAAATGTCAAAATTCTTAAGGCAAATAAGGCTGTGGATACCAAATGGGAGTATGGAAACACTCCAGTCAAAAACCCAGCATAAAGACCATAATTGTATACTGCACTTTCTAAGAATGTATCTGTTTGCGATATTAGTATTTCCCACCAGAAACTGCATCTTCCAAAACCACATATAGGGAAATAGATTGAATTGCGCTTGGAGGAAAATAAACATAAGTGAATGGTAAAaaccagaaaatgaaaaatgccagAGTAAGGAGATGAAAATATCTTTAAGAAAGCTCATTTGTTGAGTGCATAAGTGTagaataaagtatttatttaaagaagggaaaaaagtttACTGCAAACCATTTATAAGTCCATAAAAAACCAAATTTACCCAATTTAGCCTGAACTGAAACTATTGCCGCCAGGCAACTGGACCAAAAAAATGCTTCAGTGATAGACATTCatgtatattaacatttaataaatgtgtgcttATTGTTTATTGGAAACAGAGGCAGAATGCAAGCTAGTCCTTGTTTTCCTCCGTTAAAC contains these protein-coding regions:
- the sema3c gene encoding semaphorin-3C; the protein is MGRPERGVLRPAWGPTRTRKQRRLLLLPLLILLLLSQGESSITQPLPRVFLPFEDLKASESFEHYSLSEKPMDYRILLMDEDQDRMYVGCKDHVLSMNINNITHGTLKVFWPASHSKIEECQMAGKDPTHGCGNFLRVVQPFNRTHLFICGSGAFSPVCAYINRGRRPEDRVFYVDSRAESGKGRCSFNPLVNTVSVMLNQELFSGMYIDFMGTDAAIFRSLTRRNAVRTDQHNSKWLSEPIFIDAQLLPDGSDPNDAKLYFFFRERLTDNSGNTKHIHTMVARVCPNDIGGQRSLVNKWTTFLKARMVCSVVEEDGTETHFDDLESIFLLETDHPKTLLVFAIFTSTSSVFRGSAVCVYNMADILTVFNGPFAHRDGPNYQWVAYQGRIPYPRPGTCPGGAFTPNVQTTKELPDDVVNFIRNHPLMFNPIYPMGRKPLVVRTNVDYKYTAVAVDQVTAADGQYQVLFLGTDKGTVQKVIALPSNRSVNDDLILEELEVFKTPSPVTNLRISSKKQQLYVSSEYGVSQVSLHRCHAYGSACADCCLARDPYCAWDGLSCSRFYPTGKRRSRRQDIMHGNPLTQCRGFNLKAYRNAAEVVQYGVKNNATFLECPPTSPQASIRWLIQRDNDRRKEVKVSDRVVSTDQGLLIRSVQLSDQGLYYCLATENGFKRTVAKIRMKVLSDSQVGALTDKRRSAWGWASALHPKALASAVGPSDVLAMQQYCKDQRQREKPRPLRGDLAKLKPLLERSKSRNRRNHLPET